In one window of Pelosinus sp. IPA-1 DNA:
- the cobT gene encoding nicotinate-nucleotide--dimethylbenzimidazole phosphoribosyltransferase: protein MIQEVISSIKSLDSVAMDKCQVRLDNLTKPLGCLHALEHLARQLAGITRNPRPRDLKKSILVLAADHGVAAENISVYPQEVTVKMIHQIAGGGAAINTFAEHVAADLLLIDMGIATDLPSLLALRNEKIAFGTSNINQGPAMSRDQAIKAIEAGIKIAAEEIKKGVTAIGLGEVGIANTTSGTAIVATYSQIPVSTLTGRGIGITDTMFNKKIKVIENAITMNCPNPSDPIDVLSKLGGFEIAGLVGVILGGAAGGAALILDGLVTSAAALIAVKLAPQVKDYLVGSHISPEPAHKVALDLINLPAHLHLNMSLGEGTGAALGMSVLKASLHVLNDMKTFGDAEVAVAQDGPGALKQDKNIKE, encoded by the coding sequence ATGATTCAGGAAGTTATTTCGTCTATCAAATCTTTGGATAGTGTAGCTATGGATAAATGCCAAGTGCGTCTTGATAATTTAACAAAACCTCTTGGATGTCTACATGCCCTTGAACATTTAGCACGTCAACTTGCAGGTATTACTCGTAACCCAAGGCCTCGTGATCTTAAAAAAAGTATTCTTGTTCTAGCGGCTGATCACGGTGTAGCAGCCGAAAATATCAGTGTTTATCCTCAAGAAGTTACTGTAAAAATGATCCATCAGATAGCAGGCGGTGGTGCTGCTATTAATACCTTTGCTGAGCATGTTGCTGCTGATTTGCTTCTTATTGATATGGGCATCGCTACTGATTTACCATCACTTCTTGCCCTACGAAATGAGAAGATTGCCTTTGGAACGAGCAATATAAACCAGGGCCCTGCTATGTCAAGAGACCAAGCTATTAAAGCCATTGAAGCTGGAATTAAGATAGCTGCTGAGGAAATAAAAAAAGGTGTAACCGCTATAGGATTAGGCGAAGTGGGTATTGCCAATACTACCTCAGGTACAGCAATCGTTGCCACTTATAGCCAAATTCCTGTGTCCACACTAACAGGCAGAGGTATCGGCATAACAGATACAATGTTCAACAAAAAGATAAAGGTAATAGAAAATGCGATCACTATGAATTGCCCTAACCCAAGTGATCCAATCGATGTGTTAAGTAAATTAGGTGGTTTTGAAATTGCTGGCTTAGTAGGCGTTATACTTGGCGGAGCAGCTGGCGGAGCAGCTCTGATCTTAGATGGTCTTGTTACCAGCGCTGCTGCTCTTATTGCTGTCAAATTAGCTCCTCAAGTAAAAGATTATTTAGTTGGCTCTCATATTTCACCGGAACCTGCACATAAAGTCGCCCTTGATCTAATTAACCTTCCTGCTCACCTGCATCTGAATATGTCCTTAGGAGAGGGAACTGGTGCGGCATTAGGCATGTCCGTACTGAAAGCTTCCCTCCACGTGTTAAATGATATGAAAACATTCGGTGATGCAGAGGTAGCCGTGGCTCAGGATGGTCCAGGTGCACTAAAACAAGATAAAAATATTAAAGAGTAA
- a CDS encoding metallophosphoesterase family protein: MLQKKKIYQSLLLVCFVAVLLAGFSSVLFQNQPVATASGADHITLTWAGDPRTTQTITWRTEVTTEAGQVQYAEVTDSKLLPNATKIAIAEVEQLSTNMGSMSIHSATLTGLKSNTRYKYQVGDGSSWSEPRTFLTAPSKVSGFKFLVFGDSQSINYNTWRATVQQAYQANQDAAFFTNVGDLVDVGQDYAQWNAWFDGSKGVIDTISAMPLTGNHENYTPERKFSMPIFFTAQFKVPMNGPENLKRQVYSFDYGDVHFIMLDSQAGEEASFVPSMLDMQKTWLEKDLQNTTKKWKVVFSHRPLYNNKPGEEGENVRRAFVPILDKYQVDVVFTGHDHVYARTYPLKNGDLVDKITKGTVYVATGRSGSKTYNDTIHKEWNEFFYNPVDEPNYITVEVQGDVLGVKAYKQSGVQIDAWTIEKKATGSK; the protein is encoded by the coding sequence ATGTTACAAAAAAAGAAAATTTACCAGAGTTTATTACTAGTTTGTTTCGTTGCTGTATTATTAGCAGGGTTTTCATCAGTACTTTTCCAAAATCAGCCTGTGGCTACTGCCTCAGGAGCTGACCATATTACTCTCACCTGGGCAGGTGATCCGAGGACGACACAGACAATTACCTGGAGAACAGAAGTTACGACAGAAGCAGGGCAAGTGCAGTATGCTGAAGTAACTGATAGTAAGCTACTACCCAATGCTACTAAAATAGCAATTGCAGAAGTAGAGCAATTGTCTACAAATATGGGAAGTATGAGTATTCATTCTGCGACACTGACTGGTCTTAAGTCTAATACTCGCTATAAGTATCAGGTAGGTGATGGAAGTTCGTGGAGTGAACCTCGCACCTTCCTTACTGCTCCATCAAAGGTTTCAGGGTTTAAGTTTTTGGTCTTTGGTGATTCCCAAAGTATTAATTATAATACTTGGCGTGCAACGGTGCAGCAGGCCTATCAGGCTAATCAAGATGCAGCATTTTTCACCAACGTGGGCGATCTAGTCGATGTTGGTCAGGATTATGCCCAGTGGAATGCTTGGTTTGATGGCTCCAAGGGAGTTATTGATACCATTTCTGCTATGCCTTTAACGGGTAATCATGAGAACTATACGCCAGAAAGAAAATTTTCTATGCCTATATTCTTTACTGCTCAGTTTAAGGTGCCAATGAATGGTCCGGAAAATTTGAAACGGCAAGTTTACTCTTTTGACTATGGGGATGTGCATTTTATTATGCTAGATAGCCAAGCAGGAGAAGAGGCCAGTTTTGTGCCTTCTATGTTAGACATGCAGAAAACTTGGTTAGAAAAAGATTTGCAAAATACAACAAAGAAATGGAAAGTCGTCTTTTCCCATCGACCGCTGTACAATAATAAGCCAGGAGAAGAGGGGGAGAACGTTAGGCGTGCCTTTGTGCCCATACTTGATAAATATCAGGTAGATGTGGTCTTTACTGGACACGATCATGTATATGCCCGTACGTATCCTTTGAAAAATGGTGACTTAGTAGATAAGATAACTAAAGGGACGGTTTATGTGGCTACAGGACGAAGTGGTAGTAAGACATATAACGATACAATCCATAAGGAATGGAATGAATTTTTCTATAATCCAGTAGATGAACCAAACTATATTACGGTAGAAGTACAAGGTGATGTACTAGGAGTAAAGGCATATAAACAAAGCGGTGTACAGATTGATGCCTGGACGATTGAGAAAAAAGCAACGGGATCTAAGTAA
- the bioB gene encoding biotin synthase BioB translates to MDYREIITLGEYILEGQEITYEQAKQLTKVTEEDIPLLSAFANKIRNQFAGKGVDMCGIVNARSGMCSEDCKFCAQSAHHRTDAPIYKLLSTDKLLAAAQKAESQGAKRISVVTSGKGMNHDSDFNKIVEALQVIMSKTNLKVCANLGTLSATQAFLLSEIGVKRYAHNLETSKNFYPSVCTTHPYEERLATIKVAKAAGMELCTGGIIGMGESWLDRIDFAFALREVDVASIPINILNPIKGTALEDILPPSPLDIIKTFSIFRFIFPDKIIRPAGGREINLRDMQGHLMLSGANGLIIGNYLTFTGRDTVADFQMVQDAGLTPADTLHYSFI, encoded by the coding sequence ATGGATTACCGTGAAATCATTACCCTTGGAGAGTACATATTAGAAGGCCAAGAAATTACTTATGAACAAGCCAAACAACTTACTAAAGTGACTGAGGAAGATATCCCCCTGCTTTCCGCTTTTGCTAATAAAATTAGAAACCAGTTTGCTGGAAAGGGTGTGGACATGTGTGGAATTGTTAATGCTCGTTCTGGTATGTGTTCTGAAGACTGTAAGTTTTGTGCACAATCCGCCCATCACCGCACAGATGCCCCCATATACAAATTACTTAGCACAGATAAGCTTCTAGCAGCTGCACAAAAAGCAGAATCACAAGGAGCCAAGCGGATTAGTGTTGTTACTAGCGGCAAAGGCATGAACCATGATTCCGATTTTAACAAGATCGTTGAAGCTCTACAAGTTATCATGTCTAAGACCAACCTAAAAGTCTGTGCTAACCTTGGAACCTTATCTGCCACGCAAGCCTTTCTCTTATCAGAAATAGGAGTTAAACGCTATGCCCATAACTTGGAAACAAGTAAAAATTTTTACCCTTCTGTGTGTACAACTCACCCTTATGAAGAACGATTAGCAACTATTAAAGTTGCTAAAGCTGCTGGCATGGAACTTTGTACTGGGGGAATTATTGGCATGGGCGAAAGTTGGTTAGACCGTATCGATTTTGCTTTTGCGCTACGAGAAGTTGATGTGGCTTCCATTCCTATAAATATTCTAAATCCGATTAAGGGAACGGCTCTCGAAGATATCCTTCCCCCGTCTCCCCTGGATATTATTAAGACTTTTTCTATTTTCCGTTTTATTTTTCCTGATAAGATTATAAGGCCCGCCGGTGGTCGTGAAATAAATTTACGGGATATGCAAGGGCATTTGATGCTTTCTGGTGCAAATGGCCTCATTATTGGAAACTATTTAACTTTTACAGGACGTGATACTGTAGCAGATTTTCAAATGGTACAGGATGCTGGACTAACACCAGCTGATACTCTTCATTATTCATTTATATAG
- a CDS encoding PocR ligand-binding domain-containing protein yields MEKKINGEQEKSIEDLRNVKLEDIIDIAFLQKFQDNFAESVGVASITVDITGKPVTNPSNFTTFCMKHTRGSELGLKGCMGCDSKGGEESARTGKPAIYDCHAGLVDFAAPIMLEGRQIGSILGGQVLTSTPEEGKYRQIAEEFGVNPDEYIDSLREIKQVPKKSVEAAANVLYLVANTLSKMWYQQSKLKNMAGSINDSVIQISATMEELAASANDVSHNQSTLNSEINNVNVVSGKINEVMDFIKEIADETRLLGLNAAIEAARAGEAGLGFGVVAQEIRKLSGDSKQTVGKIKEFTTIIQQSVDKTVTMGNATSLTVEQQAAAIEEVTASIEEVTSMAEDLYNLANDM; encoded by the coding sequence ATGGAAAAGAAGATAAATGGTGAACAGGAAAAATCTATAGAGGATCTGAGAAATGTTAAATTAGAAGACATAATTGATATAGCCTTTCTCCAAAAGTTTCAGGATAACTTTGCAGAATCTGTAGGGGTAGCAAGCATTACGGTAGATATTACAGGTAAGCCGGTTACGAATCCTAGTAATTTTACAACTTTTTGCATGAAGCATACAAGGGGCTCTGAATTAGGTCTTAAGGGCTGTATGGGTTGTGATAGCAAAGGTGGGGAAGAATCTGCACGGACAGGTAAACCGGCTATTTATGATTGTCATGCCGGCTTAGTGGATTTTGCGGCTCCCATCATGTTAGAAGGCAGGCAAATAGGTTCTATATTAGGAGGCCAGGTATTGACTTCAACTCCAGAGGAAGGTAAATATCGTCAGATAGCGGAGGAATTTGGTGTTAATCCTGACGAATATATTGATTCTCTGAGGGAAATTAAGCAAGTACCAAAAAAGAGTGTTGAAGCAGCTGCAAATGTTTTATATTTGGTAGCGAATACTTTGTCTAAGATGTGGTACCAGCAAAGTAAGCTAAAGAATATGGCTGGTTCTATTAATGATAGCGTTATTCAAATATCGGCAACAATGGAAGAACTAGCAGCTTCTGCTAATGATGTTAGTCATAATCAAAGCACCTTAAATAGTGAAATTAATAATGTTAACGTGGTATCAGGCAAAATTAATGAGGTTATGGATTTTATCAAAGAAATTGCTGATGAAACTCGCTTGCTAGGGTTAAATGCGGCAATTGAAGCTGCTAGGGCGGGAGAGGCTGGACTGGGTTTTGGTGTAGTGGCCCAAGAAATCCGCAAGTTGTCAGGGGATTCAAAACAGACGGTAGGAAAAATTAAAGAATTTACGACGATTATTCAACAGTCTGTAGATAAGACCGTTACGATGGGGAATGCTACAAGCCTAACCGTAGAGCAACAGGCTGCTGCGATAGAAGAGGTAACGGCAAGTATTGAAGAAGTAACAAGTATGGCAGAAGATTTATATAACTTAGCAAATGATATGTAA
- a CDS encoding MarR family transcriptional regulator: MSKDELLHLDNQLCFAVYACSKEIIRLYRPLLDALGITYTQYLVLLVLWETTPITFKELSQRLYLDSGTLTPVLKKMEKSNLLLRQRMLEDERQIIVTLTDKGKDLKQAAYSIPQQMMCSSPLNPTEAIALRDTLHNLLKQLPKGEGENI, translated from the coding sequence ATGTCAAAAGACGAATTATTACACTTAGACAATCAACTATGTTTTGCTGTGTACGCCTGTTCGAAAGAAATCATTCGTTTATACCGTCCACTGCTTGACGCTTTGGGAATTACTTATACCCAGTACCTTGTATTGTTAGTACTATGGGAGACAACGCCTATCACTTTTAAAGAACTAAGCCAACGCCTTTATTTGGATTCAGGCACCCTAACACCTGTGCTTAAAAAAATGGAAAAAAGCAATTTACTGCTTAGGCAGAGGATGTTAGAAGATGAACGACAAATCATTGTTACCTTAACAGACAAAGGGAAAGACTTGAAACAAGCTGCATATTCTATTCCCCAGCAAATGATGTGCAGTTCCCCGTTAAATCCTACAGAGGCTATTGCACTACGAGACACATTACACAATTTATTAAAACAATTGCCAAAAGGCGAAGGAGAAAATATATGA
- a CDS encoding chemotaxis protein CheW yields the protein MARVQMVVFEINGTEFGIEAAAVNGIIRTNRVNIQVVPGTLSDIEGMISWRDKVRYVFNLRRKLKLEHKVICDDSKIIMVHANDLMVGCLVDEVTDIVLFNSEEIEPAPSFMQEGTGNYITGIGKVEERLVVILDVDRLLTGVEIDELTMENLQQYVKGK from the coding sequence ATGGCACGTGTGCAAATGGTTGTTTTTGAAATTAATGGTACGGAATTCGGCATAGAAGCAGCAGCAGTGAATGGTATTATTAGAACAAACAGAGTAAACATCCAGGTTGTCCCAGGCACGTTAAGTGATATAGAAGGTATGATAAGTTGGAGAGATAAAGTACGGTATGTTTTTAATTTGCGTAGAAAACTTAAATTAGAACATAAGGTAATATGTGATGATAGTAAAATTATCATGGTTCATGCCAATGATCTAATGGTAGGGTGTTTGGTAGATGAGGTTACTGACATTGTATTGTTTAATTCCGAGGAGATCGAACCTGCGCCATCTTTTATGCAAGAAGGGACGGGCAATTACATAACTGGGATTGGTAAAGTAGAGGAGCGTTTAGTTGTCATATTAGATGTAGATAGACTCTTGACGGGTGTAGAAATAGATGAATTAACCATGGAAAATTTGCAGCAATATGTTAAGGGGAAATAA
- the eutJ gene encoding ethanolamine utilization protein EutJ: MEAYEKIHQLHHLIETGTVADLPGPYKVGVDLGTADVVLVVTDSQGNPVAGSLRWASVVKDGLVVDFRGATMIVEELKAEVEKRMGITLDKGATAIPPGTVGRNAQACGHVISGAGLDPVCQVDEPVAAAKALNITHGIVVDIGGGTTGIAVLKNGDLVFTADEATGGTHIALVIAGAYKISFEEAEVLKKDTSQHRRIMPVVLPVIEKMATIVKKMLVGYEEYNNYPVYVVGGTAYLSGFGEEFSKAFGREVHVPPHPLLVTPLGIAMFG, from the coding sequence ATGGAAGCATACGAGAAAATTCATCAGTTACACCATCTCATTGAAACTGGGACGGTGGCTGATTTGCCAGGCCCTTATAAAGTGGGAGTGGATCTTGGTACGGCGGACGTAGTGCTGGTTGTCACGGATAGCCAAGGAAATCCGGTGGCGGGAAGTTTACGTTGGGCATCTGTCGTTAAAGATGGTTTGGTGGTTGATTTTCGGGGAGCTACCATGATTGTCGAAGAATTAAAGGCGGAAGTAGAAAAACGGATGGGTATTACTCTTGATAAAGGAGCCACTGCTATTCCACCAGGTACTGTAGGCAGGAATGCACAAGCCTGCGGACACGTAATTTCTGGAGCCGGCTTAGATCCAGTCTGCCAGGTTGATGAACCAGTAGCAGCAGCCAAAGCATTGAATATCACCCATGGTATCGTAGTAGATATTGGAGGAGGTACTACAGGAATTGCTGTATTAAAGAATGGAGACTTAGTTTTTACCGCTGATGAAGCAACAGGAGGAACTCATATCGCTCTAGTGATAGCAGGAGCGTATAAAATAAGCTTTGAAGAGGCGGAAGTACTTAAAAAAGACACAAGTCAACATCGGCGCATTATGCCAGTGGTGTTGCCTGTCATCGAGAAAATGGCGACGATTGTAAAAAAGATGCTGGTAGGCTATGAAGAATACAACAATTATCCAGTGTATGTAGTAGGTGGTACGGCTTATTTGAGCGGTTTTGGTGAAGAATTTAGCAAAGCCTTTGGCCGAGAGGTCCATGTTCCTCCCCATCCTTTATTGGTTACGCCTCTTGGAATTGCCATGTTTGGCTAA
- a CDS encoding ferritin family protein, whose product MSLLGITKGTEIEKQIAHFAELERQGAGMYQALARLANEQGLEELAEDLKALAADEARHAGLYTVLNGDIKPDIFSILRFAAEAELSGEEKIKAFAQKARDIGLDNVAEEIETAAIEEGRHGMILKELIKKYENK is encoded by the coding sequence ATGAGTTTATTAGGAATTACAAAAGGAACAGAAATCGAAAAACAAATTGCACACTTTGCCGAACTAGAGAGACAAGGAGCCGGCATGTACCAGGCCTTAGCTCGTTTAGCGAATGAACAAGGCTTGGAGGAACTAGCCGAAGATCTAAAAGCACTGGCTGCTGATGAAGCACGCCATGCTGGCTTATACACAGTATTAAATGGTGATATTAAACCGGATATCTTTTCAATACTACGTTTTGCCGCAGAAGCAGAACTTAGTGGCGAAGAAAAAATAAAAGCCTTTGCCCAAAAAGCACGAGATATAGGTCTGGATAATGTAGCCGAAGAAATAGAGACCGCAGCGATTGAGGAAGGACGCCACGGAATGATATTGAAGGAACTCATTAAGAAATACGAAAACAAATAA
- a CDS encoding glutathione peroxidase, with amino-acid sequence MNIYDFSVPTADGKQQSMEEYKDKIVLIVNTASKCGFTSQYEELQELYETYRDKGVVVLAFPCNQFMKQEPGSNLEIQQFCSLNYGVSFPVFGKINVRGKAAHPLFQYLVEQTPSLLGSGIKWNFTKFLVDRKGLIRKRYAPITSPRKIVGDIELLLKESY; translated from the coding sequence ATGAATATTTATGATTTTTCTGTCCCTACCGCCGATGGTAAACAACAATCCATGGAAGAATATAAGGATAAAATAGTTTTAATTGTAAACACTGCTAGTAAATGTGGTTTCACATCCCAGTATGAAGAACTCCAGGAATTATATGAGACATACCGAGATAAAGGAGTCGTCGTACTTGCTTTCCCCTGCAATCAATTTATGAAACAAGAACCAGGAAGCAACCTAGAGATTCAGCAATTTTGTTCTCTGAATTACGGTGTATCCTTTCCGGTCTTTGGTAAAATTAATGTAAGGGGCAAAGCTGCTCATCCTCTATTTCAGTATTTAGTGGAACAAACTCCATCATTACTCGGTAGCGGAATCAAGTGGAACTTCACTAAGTTTTTGGTTGATAGAAAAGGTCTTATCCGTAAGCGATATGCTCCTATCACCTCACCCAGAAAAATAGTTGGAGATATTGAACTTTTGCTGAAAGAGAGTTACTGA
- a CDS encoding diguanylate cyclase has product MVSKLRLVFFVLLMIPQGVMFWMASNSLLQGNKFFSEIEAVSLASALILVLGMPGLTVEWLVGKHIRDMGKLCGRVKQGDYSELLSLPNESTNEEDTIMILKRDMNWMARQIEFRERDLRRVVKELQESRSQMQVMAMTDPLTSIANRRCFFDTLEKHFTALLCDCHPISLLLFDVDLFKKINDTYGHQAGDKVLLKLAEIIQENTRDSDLAARIGGEEYALLLPETNSQEAAGIASRIKNLIAGHDFILDGNQQISVTVSIGICTLFQRPCCFDKEKLYNFADQALYYSKHIGRNSVSVYNPDTGLISKFA; this is encoded by the coding sequence TTGGTAAGCAAACTTCGATTGGTTTTTTTCGTGCTGCTAATGATTCCTCAGGGAGTTATGTTCTGGATGGCGTCTAATTCACTATTACAAGGAAATAAGTTCTTTAGCGAAATAGAAGCAGTATCCTTAGCAAGTGCCTTAATATTAGTTTTAGGAATGCCGGGATTGACAGTGGAATGGTTGGTGGGAAAGCATATACGTGATATGGGTAAATTGTGTGGCCGGGTAAAACAAGGAGATTATAGTGAGTTACTTTCTTTGCCCAATGAGTCAACGAATGAAGAAGATACAATAATGATTCTCAAACGGGACATGAATTGGATGGCGCGACAAATTGAATTTAGGGAAAGGGATTTACGAAGAGTCGTAAAGGAACTGCAAGAATCTCGTAGCCAAATGCAAGTTATGGCAATGACAGATCCCTTAACTTCCATTGCAAATCGACGGTGTTTCTTTGATACACTAGAGAAGCATTTTACTGCACTACTTTGTGATTGTCATCCTATTTCATTACTATTATTTGATGTAGATCTGTTTAAAAAAATTAATGATACTTATGGACACCAAGCAGGTGATAAAGTATTGCTAAAATTAGCCGAAATTATTCAAGAGAATACAAGAGATAGTGATTTGGCTGCTCGCATCGGCGGAGAAGAATATGCACTTTTATTGCCAGAAACCAATTCACAAGAGGCTGCAGGAATTGCTAGTAGAATCAAAAACTTGATTGCAGGACATGATTTTATTTTAGACGGAAATCAGCAAATTTCTGTAACAGTCTCTATTGGTATTTGTACTCTTTTTCAGCGGCCTTGTTGCTTTGATAAAGAAAAACTATATAATTTTGCAGATCAGGCTCTTTACTACTCAAAGCACATTGGGAGAAACAGTGTTTCTGTATATAATCCTGATACAGGCTTGATTAGTAAATTTGCATGA
- the cobT gene encoding nicotinate-nucleotide--dimethylbenzimidazole phosphoribosyltransferase, whose product MSLLLETLSQITPLDKEIMEKVQSRLDSLIKPEGSLGRLEEIVKQYAGIRKEEAPELPRTCMVVACADHGVAINQISAYPIETTAQMTKNYVGAKGASANALANFSGADMVVVDVGVAADLSDTAGLWHRKIAFGTKDFTKGPAMTREEAIMAIETGIEIATNRVRAGYRCFSLGEMGISNTTSSAAIVTAFSNLTPEQATGRGTGISDSRLAFKINIVRQALEVNQPNPQDGLDVLAKIGGFETGLLAGVILGAAANRCMVVIDGLNTTAAALIAHALQPMSTNFLVPSHLSGEPAHIIALKLLGLEACIDMGIRLGEAIGASIVVDILGVSIKMLNNMTTFETTTISNKVVD is encoded by the coding sequence ATGAGCTTATTACTGGAAACCTTATCACAAATTACCCCTTTAGATAAAGAGATCATGGAAAAAGTTCAATCACGATTAGATAGCTTAATTAAACCCGAGGGTAGTCTTGGCCGTTTGGAAGAAATAGTAAAGCAATATGCAGGGATACGGAAAGAAGAAGCACCTGAATTACCTCGTACTTGTATGGTTGTAGCTTGCGCCGACCACGGAGTAGCAATCAATCAAATTAGTGCCTACCCTATCGAAACCACTGCGCAAATGACTAAAAACTATGTTGGAGCAAAGGGCGCCAGTGCAAATGCCTTAGCAAACTTTTCTGGAGCTGACATGGTCGTGGTTGACGTAGGGGTTGCCGCAGACTTATCTGATACTGCCGGTCTATGGCACCGCAAAATTGCATTCGGTACAAAAGATTTTACCAAAGGACCAGCTATGACCCGAGAAGAAGCCATCATGGCTATCGAAACAGGGATTGAGATCGCTACCAATCGAGTACGTGCGGGCTATCGATGTTTCAGTCTTGGCGAAATGGGCATCAGTAATACTACCTCTAGTGCAGCAATTGTTACAGCCTTTTCTAATCTCACTCCCGAGCAAGCTACAGGCCGAGGAACTGGAATATCGGATAGCCGGCTTGCTTTTAAAATTAATATTGTTCGCCAAGCACTAGAGGTCAATCAACCCAATCCGCAAGACGGGCTTGACGTCTTGGCAAAAATTGGCGGTTTTGAGACGGGCCTTTTGGCAGGTGTTATACTAGGCGCCGCAGCTAACCGTTGTATGGTTGTCATTGATGGTTTGAATACGACGGCGGCTGCACTTATTGCACACGCTCTACAGCCTATGAGTACAAACTTTCTTGTACCTTCTCATTTATCTGGCGAGCCTGCCCACATTATTGCATTAAAACTCTTAGGATTAGAGGCATGTATTGATATGGGGATACGTTTGGGCGAGGCCATTGGAGCATCCATCGTTGTTGATATCCTCGGTGTTTCTATAAAAATGTTAAATAATATGACCACATTTGAAACTACTACTATTTCAAATAAAGTGGTTGATTAG
- the bioB gene encoding biotin synthase BioB: protein MTNYDLIFSLGKKVLDGSQITFDEAVALTTIEEADIPILLGVANKVREKFTGSYVDTCQILNARSGNCSEDCKFCAQSAHHDVQVEAYPLMKEDDIIKAAKKAEADCAYRFCVITSGCGMEGDRDFEQITDAIKRIGQETSLQRCCSLGTLQEEHVASLKEAGITRYHHNLETSESYFHEICTTHTYQDRVNTIKRIKAAGIEVCSGGIIGMGETWRQRIELAFTLKELDADSIPINVLNAIKGTALENQEKLNPMEILQTFAIFRLILPTKIIRYAGGREHNLGELVPLGFLSGVNGMLIGNYLTTQGRGASKDLQTVTDLGLKLLKNG, encoded by the coding sequence ATGACTAATTATGACTTAATTTTTTCTTTAGGTAAAAAAGTATTAGACGGTAGTCAAATTACTTTTGATGAAGCCGTTGCCTTAACAACTATTGAAGAAGCTGATATTCCTATACTTCTCGGTGTCGCTAATAAGGTCCGGGAAAAGTTTACTGGTTCTTATGTGGATACCTGCCAAATTCTCAATGCTCGTTCAGGTAATTGTTCAGAAGACTGTAAGTTTTGTGCCCAATCCGCCCATCATGACGTACAAGTTGAGGCCTATCCTCTTATGAAAGAAGACGACATTATAAAGGCAGCAAAAAAAGCCGAAGCCGACTGTGCTTATCGCTTTTGTGTCATAACCTCTGGCTGTGGCATGGAAGGAGATCGAGATTTCGAACAAATCACTGATGCAATTAAAAGAATTGGTCAGGAAACAAGCCTTCAACGCTGCTGTTCTCTCGGCACTTTACAGGAAGAGCACGTAGCATCTTTAAAAGAAGCTGGTATCACTCGTTATCACCACAACCTAGAAACAAGTGAAAGCTACTTTCATGAAATATGTACCACCCATACTTATCAAGATCGTGTTAACACCATTAAAAGGATTAAGGCAGCAGGTATTGAAGTTTGCTCTGGCGGAATTATTGGTATGGGAGAAACTTGGCGTCAACGTATTGAATTAGCCTTCACTCTTAAGGAGCTAGATGCAGACTCTATTCCTATTAATGTTTTAAATGCAATTAAGGGTACTGCACTTGAAAACCAGGAAAAATTAAATCCGATGGAAATTCTACAGACCTTTGCTATTTTCCGACTTATCCTACCGACAAAGATTATTCGTTATGCTGGTGGCCGAGAACACAATCTTGGCGAATTAGTCCCTCTAGGTTTCTTATCTGGTGTTAATGGGATGTTGATTGGCAACTACCTTACCACACAAGGTCGAGGCGCCTCAAAAGATTTACAAACAGTAACAGATCTGGGGCTAAAATTGTTGAAAAATGGCTAA